One window from the genome of Leptospira wolffii serovar Khorat str. Khorat-H2 encodes:
- a CDS encoding DUF1554 domain-containing protein has translation MKRHSIFQHKLKLPVWLSVTAFVFTLSIACSKPSDSDSTLLVALLATQSQSSSGGSCSTTGPCKVFVIAATKADVGGGLSGLDSQCNSDSNKPSGGGTYKALVVDGTNRVACTSANCATSGTSEHVDWVLRANKKYVQSDGTTVIGTTTSKGIFSFPLSNPFQTTVSGTNLTVTGLNTNWTSGSNNCTGWSTASSSSADFGDHTATTTDAINAGGYIGCASSSMKSICIEQ, from the coding sequence ATGAAGCGACACTCAATATTTCAGCACAAATTAAAATTGCCCGTCTGGCTATCCGTTACGGCTTTTGTTTTTACACTTTCGATCGCTTGTTCCAAACCATCGGACAGCGATTCTACATTGCTCGTCGCACTTTTGGCAACGCAGTCACAGTCTTCCAGTGGCGGATCTTGCTCCACCACTGGACCTTGTAAAGTTTTTGTGATCGCGGCTACGAAAGCCGATGTTGGAGGTGGGCTTTCAGGTCTGGATTCTCAGTGCAACAGTGATTCAAACAAACCCTCCGGTGGCGGAACCTATAAAGCTTTGGTTGTCGACGGTACAAACCGTGTGGCATGTACTTCAGCGAATTGTGCAACGAGCGGAACAAGCGAGCATGTGGATTGGGTTCTAAGAGCTAACAAAAAATACGTGCAATCTGATGGCACTACCGTAATTGGAACAACCACCTCGAAAGGAATATTTTCCTTTCCTCTGAGCAACCCTTTTCAAACTACAGTTTCAGGTACAAATCTCACCGTGACTGGATTGAACACGAATTGGACGAGTGGTAGTAACAACTGTACTGGTTGGAGCACTGCGAGTTCAAGCAGTGCCGATTTTGGAGATCATACTGCGACCACGACTGATGCGATCAATGCCGGGGGGTATATCGGTTGTGCTAGCTCATCCATGAAGTCAATTTGTATAGAGCAGTAA
- a CDS encoding PilZ domain-containing protein → MAVGRSDTLQELITILETMFGETIIGSDINLVKHLFYSLKADQREFPFDYEGDKLNAVVEEVGEDTLILYVPYLQPKGILRAKISFEILNILYQFEVVLLDFWEDHVRIKIPSELQAAAFRKNLRVAVDDLFMNYVILYRSLSGGERELGKNLSVEQKFFHLMKEIKKDNPSLKLINLMATEYILGVSKDYEIVFFGPGKKDDFLGRIMKEYNRSIYIQDCSLIMNYIGEERDPYLDNFRDEYLKLVQSGGQARADEFFRELQKEEVQNFMISYVATPIRLFNDPIGYIRVYSTAMDKFSIVQQQALYIQELGEILTYALTKVYIRQDNFRNEEAVTRILDISMNGLLFEIEDARTFKYLKKHNIIKMFVPILERDLVLRGEVVRFLELDDGKFHLGVNFFDSNPDDMVYLQNYIFGKKMRILFE, encoded by the coding sequence ATGGCTGTAGGAAGATCGGATACGCTCCAAGAACTAATTACGATTCTGGAGACCATGTTCGGAGAGACGATCATAGGTTCCGACATCAATCTAGTTAAGCATTTATTCTATAGTTTAAAGGCCGACCAAAGAGAGTTCCCCTTCGATTACGAAGGAGATAAGTTGAACGCAGTCGTGGAAGAGGTAGGGGAAGACACCCTGATTTTATACGTTCCGTATCTGCAACCCAAGGGGATCTTGCGTGCAAAAATCAGTTTCGAAATTCTGAATATTCTCTACCAATTCGAAGTCGTTCTACTGGACTTTTGGGAGGATCATGTCAGAATTAAGATCCCGTCCGAATTACAGGCCGCCGCTTTCCGTAAAAATCTAAGGGTCGCGGTGGACGATCTCTTTATGAATTATGTGATCCTTTATAGATCCTTGAGCGGGGGAGAAAGGGAATTGGGAAAGAATTTGAGCGTGGAGCAAAAATTCTTCCATCTTATGAAGGAGATCAAGAAGGATAATCCGAGCCTGAAGCTCATCAATCTAATGGCCACGGAGTATATTCTGGGAGTATCCAAGGATTACGAAATCGTGTTCTTCGGACCTGGAAAGAAGGACGATTTCCTCGGTCGAATCATGAAGGAATACAACCGATCCATATATATTCAGGATTGTTCCCTGATTATGAATTATATAGGGGAGGAGAGAGACCCTTACTTGGACAATTTCCGAGACGAATACCTGAAGTTGGTCCAGAGTGGAGGACAGGCCAGAGCGGACGAATTCTTTAGGGAGCTGCAGAAGGAGGAGGTCCAAAATTTCATGATCTCCTATGTAGCGACTCCCATCCGGCTCTTTAACGATCCGATAGGTTACATACGAGTGTATTCCACGGCAATGGATAAGTTCTCCATTGTACAACAACAGGCATTGTATATACAGGAACTCGGAGAGATTCTAACCTACGCTCTTACAAAAGTCTATATTCGTCAGGATAATTTCAGAAATGAGGAGGCCGTGACTCGTATTCTGGATATCAGTATGAATGGATTGCTATTCGAGATAGAAGATGCCCGGACCTTCAAGTATCTAAAAAAACATAATATTATAAAAATGTTCGTCCCTATTTTGGAAAGGGATTTGGTTCTGAGAGGCGAGGTTGTGCGTTTCTTGGAATTGGATGACGGGAAGTTTCATTTAGGAGTGAATTTCTTCGATTCCAATCCGGATGATATGGTCTATTTACAGAATTATATCTTCGGGAAAAAAATGCGGATTCTTTTCGAGTAA
- a CDS encoding RNA recognition motif domain-containing protein, whose amino-acid sequence MSSKLFVGGLSWSTTDLTLRQVFEAHGAIQEANIVLDRETGRSRGFGFVTFIDPNSAKTALLELNGKDLDGRNIVVSVAEDKSRSDRNRNNNRKFQQDRW is encoded by the coding sequence ATGTCATCCAAACTATTTGTAGGCGGCCTTAGCTGGTCAACTACTGACCTAACCTTACGCCAGGTGTTTGAAGCTCATGGCGCCATTCAAGAAGCAAATATCGTACTAGATCGGGAAACCGGAAGATCAAGAGGGTTCGGCTTTGTTACTTTTATTGATCCAAATTCTGCGAAAACGGCTCTTTTGGAGCTAAACGGCAAAGATTTAGACGGACGTAATATTGTAGTCTCAGTTGCGGAAGATAAATCTAGATCTGACCGTAATAGGAATAACAATAGGAAGTTTCAGCAAGATCGCTGGTAA
- a CDS encoding DUF1801 domain-containing protein, producing MDDVLRFNGGVKRSPEIDAWFLRQPDELKVLAEPWFAHMRACGDDLLELLHDGHPTACVRDVAFGYVNIFTAHANVGFFNAVALGDPAKILEGTGKRMRHVKLRPGIPVDEEALGNLIRAAYSDARKRLG from the coding sequence ATGGATGATGTTCTAAGATTCAATGGGGGAGTTAAAAGGTCTCCCGAAATAGACGCTTGGTTCCTAAGGCAGCCCGACGAACTAAAGGTTCTGGCAGAACCTTGGTTTGCTCATATGAGGGCGTGTGGGGACGATCTTCTCGAATTATTGCACGATGGGCACCCCACTGCTTGCGTTCGGGATGTGGCGTTCGGATATGTCAATATATTCACTGCGCATGCTAACGTGGGCTTTTTCAATGCCGTAGCTTTGGGCGATCCCGCAAAGATACTCGAGGGCACCGGGAAAAGAATGCGTCATGTGAAGCTTCGTCCGGGTATTCCCGTCGACGAGGAGGCTCTTGGAAATCTGATCCGAGCTGCGTATTCGGATGCAAGAAAGAGACTTGGCTGA
- a CDS encoding MmcQ/YjbR family DNA-binding protein gives MISLEKLRTLALALPEAKEAPHFEKISFRVKNRIFAAVDPKSKIVTLKFDQNDQDFFCSASKGAAYPVDNKWGQQGWTSVDMKSVNLALFKDMIIISYCGAASKKLAELARKSLSSK, from the coding sequence ATGATCTCTTTAGAAAAATTAAGAACGCTGGCATTAGCCCTTCCGGAAGCGAAGGAGGCTCCTCATTTCGAGAAGATTTCCTTTCGGGTGAAGAATAGAATCTTTGCGGCAGTAGATCCGAAATCTAAGATTGTTACTCTAAAATTCGATCAGAACGATCAGGATTTTTTCTGTTCCGCCTCGAAAGGAGCCGCGTATCCCGTGGATAATAAATGGGGACAACAGGGATGGACCAGCGTGGATATGAAATCCGTCAATTTAGCCTTATTTAAAGACATGATTATCATCTCCTATTGTGGCGCCGCTTCTAAAAAATTGGCTGAGTTAGCAAGAAAGAGCCTTTCTTCTAAGTGA
- a CDS encoding DUF2164 domain-containing protein produces the protein MAIELSKEESKSIIHSIQKYFEKELDMEIGEMQSGFLLKYFLTEIGPFVYNKAIKDAEDYLIERANDLSAIYHQEELTYWVKNKGK, from the coding sequence ATGGCGATAGAACTCAGTAAAGAAGAAAGCAAATCGATTATACATTCGATCCAGAAATATTTCGAGAAGGAACTCGACATGGAGATTGGGGAGATGCAATCCGGATTTTTGCTGAAATACTTCCTCACCGAAATCGGACCTTTTGTTTATAACAAAGCCATCAAGGACGCCGAGGACTATCTGATCGAACGGGCTAACGATCTTTCCGCAATCTATCACCAAGAGGAACTTACTTATTGGGTAAAGAACAAGGGTAAGTAA
- a CDS encoding LIC_10740 family protein: protein MNWQKIKEVWAKVIVRWETFYNWIFGLATTPPDSAESKRVLFLTYSWIIVLLFLTGFILSGKNPLKLLVPFTLYDLPNFDHRKETVIYGSDGEGEVFPVKRKVLLTGEDFRHDVLTLVGETGESSYFDPSVPNASAQFRSLKKLPNLQDSVISIWKRGDVLLLDLRRSTIEGLLTDMKFRIDYTYASQMTEEQKEAEIARKKSVLLSSAFLAVEKTLFENYPEIHRIEYRLGGEPGDIPGLTYSLSTSHNRQ, encoded by the coding sequence ATGAACTGGCAAAAGATTAAGGAAGTCTGGGCGAAGGTAATCGTACGTTGGGAAACCTTTTATAATTGGATTTTCGGTCTAGCCACGACTCCGCCGGATTCCGCCGAGTCTAAACGAGTTCTATTTCTTACCTATTCCTGGATCATCGTGCTACTTTTTCTGACTGGATTCATTCTTTCCGGAAAGAATCCGCTGAAACTCTTGGTTCCCTTCACTCTTTACGATCTTCCGAATTTCGATCATAGAAAGGAAACCGTAATATACGGATCCGACGGAGAGGGAGAAGTCTTTCCCGTAAAGAGAAAGGTGCTTCTGACAGGAGAGGATTTCCGTCACGACGTTCTGACTCTAGTCGGAGAAACGGGAGAATCCAGCTATTTCGATCCGAGCGTTCCTAACGCGTCCGCTCAATTTAGAAGTCTGAAAAAATTACCGAATTTACAGGACTCCGTGATCTCCATTTGGAAGAGAGGAGACGTGCTTCTTTTGGATCTTCGTAGATCCACTATCGAAGGACTACTTACGGATATGAAATTTCGGATCGATTATACCTACGCCAGCCAGATGACGGAAGAACAAAAGGAAGCCGAGATCGCACGCAAGAAGTCCGTTCTTCTTTCCTCGGCGTTTTTGGCTGTGGAAAAAACACTATTCGAAAATTATCCGGAGATTCATCGTATAGAATATAGACTTGGAGGAGAGCCGGGAGATATTCCGGGATTAACCTACTCTTTGTCAACTTCTCATAATCGACAATAA
- a CDS encoding enoyl-CoA hydratase/isomerase family protein: MALVDSETVELSNESRIEILYLNNPQTKNSMTVDMGMEFKAHIERLKKNPPRAVVVTGKNGIFSAGGNFELLKSFAEKSFETNKKEMYEFYNLFLTVRDLNVPIICAANGHAIGAGLSITLACDIRVFADEGKYQFNFVKLGIHPGMGSSYITKELFGYEIANRLLFLAETLSGKEAYKLGICYDSVPKDEVLQRATEIAISLSESAPMALSELKKNSYNREELNAALRKEAESQALNFLSKDFKETIRSIEEKRKPIFRGF, encoded by the coding sequence ATGGCATTAGTCGACTCGGAAACCGTCGAACTTTCAAACGAATCCAGGATAGAAATCCTTTATCTTAATAACCCGCAAACTAAGAACTCCATGACCGTAGATATGGGCATGGAGTTCAAAGCCCATATTGAAAGGCTCAAAAAAAATCCTCCTCGCGCCGTGGTCGTGACCGGAAAGAACGGCATATTTTCCGCGGGCGGGAATTTCGAACTGCTTAAATCTTTTGCGGAAAAATCCTTCGAGACCAACAAGAAGGAGATGTACGAATTCTACAATCTTTTCCTTACGGTCCGGGACCTAAACGTTCCGATCATTTGTGCGGCGAACGGACATGCAATCGGAGCCGGACTCTCCATCACTCTTGCTTGCGATATCCGCGTATTCGCCGACGAAGGTAAATATCAATTCAACTTCGTTAAATTAGGAATCCATCCTGGTATGGGATCCAGCTATATAACCAAGGAACTCTTCGGATACGAGATCGCAAACCGTCTGCTTTTCTTAGCGGAAACCTTAAGCGGCAAAGAAGCTTATAAATTAGGAATATGCTACGACTCCGTCCCTAAGGACGAGGTTTTGCAAAGAGCGACCGAAATCGCGATTTCATTGAGCGAAAGCGCACCAATGGCCTTAAGCGAACTCAAGAAAAATAGCTACAATCGGGAAGAATTGAACGCGGCGCTCCGAAAAGAAGCCGAGTCCCAGGCTCTAAATTTCTTGTCCAAGGATTTCAAGGAAACGATAAGATCCATCGAAGAAAAGAGAAAGCCGATTTTTCGCGGCTTCTGA